A window of Metabacillus sp. B2-18 contains these coding sequences:
- the glpK gene encoding glycerol kinase GlpK has product MEKKYILSLDQGTTSSRAILFNKKGEIVEVAQREFPQYFPKPGWVEHNPQEIWSSILAVIAEVLAKKDISPKEIASIGITNQRETAVVWDRETGKPVYNAIVWQSRQTADICEELKEKGYNDLFREKTGLLIDAYFSGTKVKWILDHVEGAREKANEGKLLFGTIDTWLIWKLSGRQKHVTDYTNASRTLMYNIYSLEWDKEILDILDIPQSMLPEVCSSSEVYAETVDYHFFGEAVPIAGVAGDQQAALFGQACYEKGMAKNTYGTGCFMLMNTGEKAVPSANGLLTTIAWGIDGKVEYALEGSIFVAGSAIQWLRDGIKMIENAPQSEDYASKVDSTDGVYVVPAFVGLGTPYWDSDARGAVFGLTRGTTKEHFVRATLESLAYQTKDVLTAMEADSGIELKKLRVDGGAVKNNMLMHFQSDLLNVPVERPVINETTALGAAYLAGLAVGFWKDREEIASQWKVDQSFDPTMDEDQRNELYEGWQEAVKATMSFKPNKKGKSKQLN; this is encoded by the coding sequence ATGGAAAAGAAGTATATTTTATCATTAGATCAGGGTACAACAAGCTCTAGAGCTATTCTATTTAATAAAAAGGGTGAAATTGTTGAGGTAGCTCAAAGAGAGTTTCCACAATATTTTCCTAAACCAGGCTGGGTGGAACATAATCCACAAGAAATTTGGAGTTCGATCTTAGCAGTTATTGCAGAAGTTCTTGCTAAAAAGGATATTTCGCCAAAAGAAATTGCTAGTATTGGAATTACAAATCAACGGGAAACAGCTGTCGTATGGGACCGTGAGACTGGCAAGCCTGTCTACAATGCTATTGTCTGGCAATCAAGGCAAACTGCGGACATTTGTGAAGAGTTAAAAGAAAAAGGTTATAATGATCTTTTTCGTGAAAAAACAGGATTATTAATAGATGCCTATTTTTCAGGAACAAAGGTAAAGTGGATTTTGGATCATGTTGAAGGTGCAAGAGAAAAAGCGAACGAAGGGAAACTTTTATTTGGAACAATTGATACATGGTTGATATGGAAACTATCAGGTCGGCAGAAGCATGTTACTGACTATACAAATGCGTCTAGAACACTTATGTATAATATATACAGTCTAGAATGGGATAAAGAAATCCTAGACATTCTAGATATTCCACAATCAATGCTACCTGAAGTTTGTTCTTCATCAGAAGTTTACGCAGAAACTGTTGATTATCACTTTTTTGGTGAAGCTGTTCCAATTGCAGGGGTGGCAGGTGACCAGCAGGCTGCATTGTTTGGGCAGGCCTGCTATGAAAAAGGAATGGCGAAAAACACATATGGAACAGGCTGCTTTATGTTAATGAATACAGGTGAAAAAGCAGTTCCATCAGCAAATGGATTGTTAACAACAATCGCTTGGGGCATTGATGGGAAAGTGGAGTATGCTCTAGAAGGAAGTATCTTTGTTGCAGGGTCTGCCATTCAATGGTTACGTGATGGAATTAAAATGATTGAAAATGCTCCACAATCTGAAGACTATGCTTCAAAAGTCGATTCGACTGATGGCGTATATGTGGTTCCTGCTTTCGTAGGATTAGGTACACCTTATTGGGATAGTGATGCACGTGGTGCAGTGTTTGGTTTAACTCGTGGAACAACGAAAGAACATTTTGTACGTGCAACCCTTGAATCTCTTGCTTATCAAACAAAGGATGTTTTAACAGCAATGGAAGCAGACTCAGGAATTGAACTGAAAAAGTTACGCGTAGATGGTGGAGCAGTGAAAAACAATATGCTCATGCATTTCCAAAGTGATCTTCTCAATGTTCCAGTAGAACGTCCAGTAATAAATGAAACAACAGCTTTAGGAGCTGCATATTTAGCAGGTTTAGCAGTAGGCTTCTGGAAGGACCGCGAAGAAATTGCCTCACAATGGAAGGTAGACCAATCATTTGATCCTACTATGGATGAGGATCAAAGAAATGAGTTATATGAAGGCTGGCAGGAAGCAGTAAAGGCAACAATGAGCTTTAAGCCAAATAAAAAGGGTAAAAGCAAACAACTTAATTGA